The genome window TCGAAACGACGTACTTGTTCGGCTCGATCTTTCCGGCGGCATCCACCTTCATCGCGGCGGTGAGCCGCGGGTCGGAGAACGTCAGCGTGTCGGCATCATCAAGATGTTCCCCGGCGATGACGATCTCGACCGTCGTGCCGACCTGTCCCCCCATCGGGACCGTGGTCAGGAGCCGCGGAGCGGGCAGGCAGACGGACTGCGCGGAGGCCAGCGAAGGAGCGAACAGCGTCGCAACCGCGAGGAGGAGAGTCGGTCGCAGGAAAGAAGCACTCTTCACGTTGCCGGCCTGTTCACTTGGTTTCGTCATCACACTCTCCCGCGACCGCTTCCTGCTACCCACGACCAGCTGCCCACAACTCACTAATGATTGAACAGAAACTCTTTGGTGTTGATCAGCGCCCAGACGAGGTCCTGGAAATTCTCGTTGGCTGCCTTGGCCGGATCGACCGGTTTCCCGTCCTTGTCGACGCGGGGCTCTGCCAGGTAGTCGAGCGCGGTCTTGAGTTCGTCGGACCGGGGAGCGCGGGAGAAGGCGGCCAGGTACAGCTCCTGGACCTTCTCTTCATTCGGCCGCATCTCCTTGGCGAGCTTCTGCGCGCGGCCGGTCGGGCTGGCCAGCTTGCCCTTGATGTCGGCCGCGTTGAGGAGGTGCAGGCTCTGAGCGAGGCTCGAGGACTGGACCCGTTCGCACTCGCAGACGCTCTCCCCTTCCGGCCGGCCGAAGACCCGCAGGAACGGTGAGGACCGGTTGTAGCTGTTGTCCGGCAGGGCAACCGCGCGCGTTCCGGCAGGGAGGTTCGCGAAGTCAGTCTGCGTTCCGGCAACCCGGTCGATCGCGTCGAGGAGGACTTCGGCCTGGAGCCGCTTCGGGTAGTGCCGCGAGTAGTTCTGACGGTCGGCCAGATTGTGGTCGTTCGGGATCGCACTGAGCTGGTAGGCGCTCGACTGCGTGATGACCTTGACCAGGGCCTTGAGGTCGAAGCCGCTGGCGACGAAGTGCTTTTCGAGGGCAGCGAGGAGCTCCGGATTCGTCGGCGGGTTCGTGTCCCGGATGTCGTCTTCGGGCTCGATCAGGCCGCGGGTGAAGAAGTGCTTCCAGTAGCGGTTGACGAGCGCCTTGGCGAAGAACGGGTTCTCCGGCCGGCTCATCCAGTCGGCCAGCTTCAGCCGCGGGTCCTGGTCGGGCAGAATGTCCGGAATCGCGTCGCCGAGCGCGGCGGGTTTGACCGCCTTTCCGGTCTTCATGTTCGTCGCGGCCGCCACTCCCCGCTTGTGGAAGATCAGGTCCTGCTCGCGGACGCCGGAGGGCTTGCGACCGACCTGGCTGAAGAACGCGGCGAGCGCGTAGTAGTCGTCCTGGCTCCAGCGCTCAAAGGGATGATGGTGGCACTGGGCACACTGCATCCGGACGCCGAGGAACAGCTGGGCGACGTCCTCGATCTGCTGCTTCGGTTCCTTGACCCGCTTGTACCAGGCGACCGGCGGGTTGGCGATGATCGTTCCGGTCGCCGCCAGAAGTTCGCGGACGAACTGGTCGTAGGGCTTGTTCGCCAGCAGGCTGTCGCGGACCCAGGCGTGGAAGGCGAAGTTGCTCGTGATGTCGCTGGCGTCGTCGCGGCGGTTCTTGAGGAGGGCGGTCCACTTGGTGGCGAAGAAGTCGGCGTAGTCGGGGGTCTTGAGCAGCTCGTCGATGACGCGGTCGCGTTTCGCCGGATCGGAGCTTTCGAGGAACAGCTTCGCTTCTTCGTCAGTCGGGAGGCGGCCGGCGATGTCGAGAGTCACGCGGCGGAGGAACGTCGCGTCGTCGCAGAGGGCCGAGGGGGGAACGCCGATCCCTTTGAGGTTGGCGAAGACGAGTTCGTCGATGAAGTTTTTCGATGGCGGGAGCGAGTCGACCGGGGCTCCCAGCGGGATCGAGCCGCGGAAGACGGCGACGTTCCCCTGATAGCGGACCATGACCGCCACGTTGCCGGAGATGTCGTGCGTTTTGACGAGACCGTTGCCGGAGACTTCGGCGAGGGCTTCGTCGTTCGGCTCGAAGAGGGCCTGACCGGTCACGTCACGAGTCGTGCCGTCCGCGTAGCGGGCCACCGCCTTCAGGCTCTGCTCGCTCCGGCGGGGGATCGTGCCGCTGGGGGGCTGGACTTCGATAGAGACGAGCTTGGTGGCGGTCTCGCGGTCGTCCTTAGCTCCCTGGGAGATCCAGTCGTGGAGGATGCGGTAGCCTTCCGAGTCGCGGGGGAGCCGGACGCCACCGCCGTGGGGGACGCGTCCGGAGGCTTTCTGGAGGATCAGGCTTTCGTCGGGGGAGGGGGCGGCGATGCGGCGGCCGCGGCTCTCTTTGACGAGGTGCTCGTAGTCTTCGGCCGGTTCGAAGCCGAGGAGGGAGAGTTGGAAGCCGCGTTGGCCGCCCCCCGCCTTGGCGTGGCAGAAGCCGATGCTGCAGCCGGCTTTGGTCAGGACGGGCATGACGTCGTTGACGAAGCTGACCGGGGGTTCATCCGCCTGGAGCGGGCTGGCGAAGCCGAGGCAGAGCAGGGCGAGAGTGAGCGTCACTGTTCGCGGAGCGCGAACCCGGACGTGGCGCAGCAGAGGAAGATCGCGCTGGGGCATGGCGACTCAGCAGGCAAACAGCCCGGGCGGGCCGGAGTGGCGGGGCAGGGGCGGTGGGCGGAAATCAGGCAGGTCGGCGAGGGGGAGGGAGCGCTCAAGAACCTCCTCGGCCGGAATATCAAGAAACTTTAATGCGATGGGGTGACGATCGTCAATCAATTCGGGACGCGGGTGTTTGTGAGGGTGGTTGTCCTGGTCGGGTCCAGGGGGACCGTGGTGGGGGATGCAGGGGGGCCTGTGTTGTTTTCTTGGCCTCTTGCCCGCCGGAGGCTTGTCTCGTCGGACAACGTCGGAAGGAGTGCGTATCCAAGCGCGGACACGGTGTCGTATGCCCCCTCACCAACCCGCGGGGACTCCAAGGCGAGCGGGGACCGCGAAACGCCGGCTCCATAAAGCGGACGTCCGTTACTTACCACGGTTCCTCAAAGAAGCGCCTCCGGCGGCAAGGGGTTGCCCCCTTGACCCCGGCTGCCGTGGCACATTGGGTCTGAGCAATGGAAGCCGCGCCGGCCGGAACGACTCCCTTCAGCTCAGGAGGCCTGCAGTTGACGGCCCCCGAACGCCGATGGCACACTATGACCCATTAATGCAGCCCGATGCGTCCCGTCGGAAGCGGCCATGCTCTCCCTCTTCAATCCCAACGCCCCGGTCGGCCGTCGGGCTATGCTCCGCGCCGGGACGCTGGGGCTCGGAGGGTTTTCGCTCTCGCACCTCCTGGGCCTGAAGTCCCAAGCCGCCACCGCTGACCTCGTCCGCAACAAAACGGTCGTCTTCCTCTTTATGCAGGGAGGACCGAGCCAGATCGAAACTTTCGATCCCAAGATGTCCGCTCCCGCGGGGATCCAGAGCGCGACCGGCGAAATCCAGACAACCGTTCCGGGAATGACCTTCGGCGGGACCTTCCCGCTCCTGGCCAAACAGGCCCACCGCCTCTCCATCGTCCGCTCGTTCGTCACCGGCGACGGCAACCATGACATCAAGCCCGTCCTGACGAACGGCCTGTATAAAGCGTCGCTCGGCTCGATTTACTCCCGCGTCGCCGGGCCCATGCACCCCGTCAACGGGATCCCGCGGAGCGCGATGCTCTACCCGGCCGCGGTCGACACCTCCGCCAAGAAGGAGACGACGAGCTTCGGCAACCACGCCGACCCCGGCGTCCTGGGGAGCGCCTTCACGCCGTTCCTCCCCGGCACCGGGCCGCTGAACGACAACATGCGGCTCAACCTCCCGGAAGACCGCTTCACCGACCGCCAGTGGCTCCTGCGGCAGCTCGACCGGATCAACCGGGAAGTCGACAGCGGCGCCCTCC of Planctomyces sp. SH-PL14 contains these proteins:
- a CDS encoding DUF1549 and DUF1553 domain-containing protein, encoding MPQRDLPLLRHVRVRAPRTVTLTLALLCLGFASPLQADEPPVSFVNDVMPVLTKAGCSIGFCHAKAGGGQRGFQLSLLGFEPAEDYEHLVKESRGRRIAAPSPDESLILQKASGRVPHGGGVRLPRDSEGYRILHDWISQGAKDDRETATKLVSIEVQPPSGTIPRRSEQSLKAVARYADGTTRDVTGQALFEPNDEALAEVSGNGLVKTHDISGNVAVMVRYQGNVAVFRGSIPLGAPVDSLPPSKNFIDELVFANLKGIGVPPSALCDDATFLRRVTLDIAGRLPTDEEAKLFLESSDPAKRDRVIDELLKTPDYADFFATKWTALLKNRRDDASDITSNFAFHAWVRDSLLANKPYDQFVRELLAATGTIIANPPVAWYKRVKEPKQQIEDVAQLFLGVRMQCAQCHHHPFERWSQDDYYALAAFFSQVGRKPSGVREQDLIFHKRGVAAATNMKTGKAVKPAALGDAIPDILPDQDPRLKLADWMSRPENPFFAKALVNRYWKHFFTRGLIEPEDDIRDTNPPTNPELLAALEKHFVASGFDLKALVKVITQSSAYQLSAIPNDHNLADRQNYSRHYPKRLQAEVLLDAIDRVAGTQTDFANLPAGTRAVALPDNSYNRSSPFLRVFGRPEGESVCECERVQSSSLAQSLHLLNAADIKGKLASPTGRAQKLAKEMRPNEEKVQELYLAAFSRAPRSDELKTALDYLAEPRVDKDGKPVDPAKAANENFQDLVWALINTKEFLFNH